A segment of the Flavobacterium azooxidireducens genome:
TCTTCAAATTCAGCATCACGATTTCGCGATTCTTTTTCTCCGTCGGTGGTTAGAAAATCGGTCCATCGCGAAAGCATATTTCCCACCATATGATTCACAATAATTGCAATAGAATTTGTGTCTTCATTCACAGAAATAAAAAGTTGCTCAGGTTCAAGTTGTTCCATTGCTTTTTCTCCCAACGTTTTATAGTAGAGAAATTGTTTTTTGACACTTTCGAGGTAATTAGTTTTCGTTTCCATCAAATAAACTTTTCATCATAATTTTTATTCCTTTGAACATCAACGATACGGCGGTAATACAAATAAAAATTCCGATTCCTAATACAACATAATGCCAGTTGGTATGCTTATTCATAAAGGCGTTATGAATGAGGATTGGTCCCAAAAACATTAATGGAATGGAACCGACGGCATATTTTATTCCTTTAAAGAGAAGTTCTTTGTTGTCCATAAATTTTTATTTAATTATTGTTGGAGGTGGAGGAGGAGGTGGTAGTGGAAAAAAATCTAAAACTAAATGGCAGTCAAAACCATTTTTTAGTTCAAACAATTCTTTTTCATTTAACTCGCATAAATTTTTACTATATCGCTTATTTGCTAATTCGTCATATATTTTGACAAACCCTTCTTGTGTTTTTAAAAGAACTTTTTCAATAGAATCTTTTGGTGTTAATAGTCTCCAATTAACAAAGAAGGATTGATTATGTAAATTTTGATACGGAGAATAATGTTTTTCATATCCAGAGTAATCATTTATAAACTGTTTTAAAATTTTATTAGGAATAGAATCTATTGTAGTCATATCTTCATCTAATAATAATTGCCCTTTATGATTTAAAAGTATTGAAAATCTGTTGCGATTACTCATCAGAAGATTTAAATCACATTCTTTGAAAACAGAAACATTCACAACTTCTTTATTACTTAATATCAATCCAAAATTGATATTTTTATCACAAATATCAGAATCATAAAAAAAATGCTCTACATCTTTTGCTAAACTATCTTTCAGTTGATTTAGTTTAAGATTAAATTTTAGTAAGCTATCAGTGGAAATTATAAAAAGTTCATTTTTGCAAAATCTTGATGGTTTTTCATAAGAAAATAAAACAAACAAGAATGTAATTGCAACAATGGCAATTCCAAAATAAATAAAATTATTTTTACTTTCTCTGCGTTTCATTTTCTTAAAATCTTACTGAATCCCAATAGCTATCTGGAGTGACTGTTTACTGCGACAGATAACTCTCCACTGCTTTCCGCACACTTCCAAACTTCTCCAACAAAATTCCAGCTTCTTCATAACTCACCGGAATTTCGCTCATAATCATTCGAATGCCACGGTCAACCAATTTGTTGTTGCTCAATTGCATATCTACCATTTTGTTACCTTTCACTTTTCCAAGCTGAATCATCGTAGCGGTAGAAATCATATTCAAAACCAACTTTTGAGCGGTTCCGGCTTTCATTCGTGAACTTCCGGTTACGAATTCGGGACCAACTACCACTTCAATCGGAAATTGTGAAACTTGTGAGAGCGGACTACCTTCGTTGCAAGTAATACAACCCGTTGGAATGTTATTTTGATTGCATTTTTCCAAACCACCAATCACATAAGGCGTAGTTCCCGAAGCAGCTATTCCAATGA
Coding sequences within it:
- a CDS encoding DUF6095 family protein, with the translated sequence MDNKELLFKGIKYAVGSIPLMFLGPILIHNAFMNKHTNWHYVVLGIGIFICITAVSLMFKGIKIMMKSLFDGNEN
- the murQ gene encoding N-acetylmuramic acid 6-phosphate etherase, with the translated sequence MSFTKTTEQSSNYEHLEKMSVSELLQNINNEDKTVPLAVEKALPQIEKSVQKVVSQLKNGGRLFYIGAGTSGRLGVVDASECPPTFGVPFDLVVGIIAGGDKAIRKAVEFAEDDTEQAWKDLSEFNISQNDFVIGIAASGTTPYVIGGLEKCNQNNIPTGCITCNEGSPLSQVSQFPIEVVVGPEFVTGSSRMKAGTAQKLVLNMISTATMIQLGKVKGNKMVDMQLSNNKLVDRGIRMIMSEIPVSYEEAGILLEKFGSVRKAVESYLSQ